Proteins encoded by one window of Lycium ferocissimum isolate CSIRO_LF1 unplaced genomic scaffold, AGI_CSIRO_Lferr_CH_V1 ctg8453, whole genome shotgun sequence:
- the LOC132045884 gene encoding uncharacterized protein LOC132045884 — translation MDMRNRELEFVVGDKVFLKVSPMKGVMRFGRKGKLSPRFIGSYEIVWRIGKVAYKLKLPSEMAMVHSVCHISMLRLYKTDPSHVLTHEEIEFNEWLSYKEEPIQILDRQVRRLRTKNVASLKVLWQTQNTEEETWEAEEDMNKIYPHLFSITDDMVVGNPCEDHIIPLGSY, via the exons ATGGATATGAGGAATCGCGAGCTAGAGTTTGTTGTTGGTGACAAAGtcttcttgaaagtgtcgccaatgaagggagTGATGCGGTTTGgtagaaagggtaagcttagccctcgTTTTATTGGCTCTTATGAGATTGTTTGGAGAATTGGAAAGGTGGCTTATAAGTTGAAGTTACCGTCTGAGATGGCCATGGTGCATTCTGTGTGCCATATTTCGATGTTGAGATTGTATAAAACTGATCCTTCTCATGTCTTGACACATGAAGAGATTGAATTCAATGAATGGTTGTCTTATAAAGAGGAACCGATTCAGATCCTAGATCGacaagttagaaggttgaggACGAAAAATGTAGCTTCATTAAAAGTCCTGTGGCAAACCCAAAATACTGAAGAAGAAACATGGGAAGCAGAGGAGGACATGAATAAAATATACCCTCACTTATTTTCTATTACAG ATGATATGGTTGTTGGGAATCCTTGTGAGGATCATATCATTCCTTTAGGAAGTTACTAG